A stretch of DNA from Coccidioides posadasii str. Silveira chromosome 1, complete sequence:
caaaaacaaaaagaggaTGTGAAATTAACTCCAGCAACGGATCAGAATTATATAACTCATAAAGGGTAACGCAAACACGCCAATTGGGGGCCTTTTTAAAGCAAGGGGAGATGACAGAAGCACGGACACCACTCCTTGGTCTTGATAGGATATGAGGGATAGTTGATATGTTAACACAGAGCTTCTTGTTCCTTGAGAATTCCCGGAACAACGAAAAAATTGCTGCGATGCTGCGCGTGATTATGTAAACCTATGTAATAGTTGGTTCACCACGCTCGCGACTCCAATTTGCCGACCACAAAACGTCTTGCCACTCAGTTAAACAACTCACAACTGTGTTGTTATCTTGTCTTTTCAAGGCATAGGTTTGGAGATGTCCTTTCTGTGGAATTTTCAGTGGGAGCTTAAATAAGTCATCCTTTGCGTTAAAGAAAACGCTGAATAAGTAGCCATCGAATCCCGAAACAAAAGCCCAAAGACATACCACCAACGGCGACTCAGGGCCTTCGCAGAGCAAGCAGAAAAGTTTCTGTCATCTCAGGTCAGCCATGCCAAGCCAGAATTCAGCATATGGGACTTAAGACCGGGCAAGGTCCAATCCAAGCCTAGTGCTCTTTGCAGAACAAATACATCTAACGAACGGTCTTGTGGGCAAGAAAAGCAGCATACAAGATTTCCAGAGTGGGCGCATGCTAAACTGGAGTCAAACAGGCCTTCTCCGTACTAACTTGGGTGGTAGATTAACTAGGAAGCGGTAAGAAAGGCGATGTACCAAATCCTCAATTCGATTCGGCGATAATTAATAATTGTGGCAGTTAATACAAGATTCCGTCCAGAGTACCTTGCCTAGAGCCTCTGTTCGAAGTTTTTGTTTTCGATATGGCGAATAATGACCCTCCAGTCGGCTTTCACCTTATCTCTACCCTTTGCTATGACCCTGCCCTCGCAACTCTGCGCTCGTCCCACAATTCTGCCTACTACCTGCTCCCTTACCACTATGACCGCTTACTATCCGCTGCAACCGACTTTCAGTGGACAAAAGCAGTGTCCCGCCTGCGAGAGTGCGGGCACGGGGGCCTCTTGAAGCTCTTCGACCAGAAGATCCCTTCGCAATCGCAGCGGTGGCGGATGCGGATCCTGCTTGACCAGGAAGGTGATATTAAAGCCGAATTCACACCACTGACAGCACCTCTGCCGGGCGCTCTCTTTCTGCCCGCCCTCGATGGCCCATCTCATCCATTCTCGTCCGCACCTTCATATCCGTCCTGGGTTCTCAGGCTAGACTCACAGCCCACACAACCCTCCCCTTTCACACGACACAAGACTACCCAGCGTGAATTGTACGACGCAGCACGGAAGCGGGCAGGAATCAAGTCGCCCCAGCAGACAGTTGAGGTACTACTATACAGTCCATCGGGAGAAGTGATGGAAGGGAGTATTACGACTCCGTACTTCAGGCGGAGCCGGATCCACTCTGGCCGCGGTGGGCACGGACAGGAACTGGAAGAGGTGTGGGTTACGCCGCCGTTGAGCAGTGGAGGAAACGCGGGTACAACGCGTCGGTATGCTTTGGAAGAAGGACTATGTGTTGAAGAAGTTGTTGGGGTCGATGATCTGGTCGATGGCGAAGAGGTTTGGTTAAGCAATGGCGTGCGGGGCTTCATCAGAGCCGTTCTCGAGCTTGGATGATCCAGCTacacatacggagtacgcagTGCTTACATATATTTAACCATGGAGGACTATggatacatacatacatctGCATTGGAGCACACACACGTGTATAAATCAAGGCCCCTTTCTTGTATGCTTTCACCTTATAGATACAGCTGGCCAAGGTATTGAACATGTGGAAATTGTACGCAGCACGGACTACTGTACATATACATGCTTCCTCTCGACCGTCGCTTCGACCAACAACTGCATGCAACGCCCAGCCTAGCCCAGCCGAGCCCCCGTGGCGGGTGGGGCCCCGGGGTGGCTTCTTTCCCGAAACAGACTAGCGGGCCGCGATCTCATCCAACCAGGACATCCAAAGTCGTCAGCGAGGCTTCAAACCTTGTTATTCAGCGGCCGGAGTTACTTTTCGTCCGCCCAGGCTGCGGTCTAGTCCAGATTTGGCCTAGTCCCTACACCGATTCTGGAagctctactccgtattggaCAGccaaaaagcaagaaaaaagTGAGCCAGCAGGGAATACACCGACAAGCACGCACCAACTCGCACTCCTCGCCCCCAATTGACCAACTGCCATCCTGTCCATCGTTCGCCTGCTCGACCCTCCGCCTCGTTGAacaatctctttctctctttccctCTGTGGGGAGAATGTTGATGGCTTGAAACGATGAAGTTCTTCGAGAACACTTTCAATTACGACTACAGCTTCCCCGCCGTCTCCCTCGCCTTCTTCCTTCGCTACCCCAATCCCTACTCTCGTCATGTTCTCACCTCCGATGTCATTGACCGCTATGTCGACCCCGAGACCCAGCGGCTGCACACCACTCGACTGCACCTGAAGCGGTCGAAGATCCCCTCGGCGATGCTCAAGTTGCTGCCCAAGGGCATTGGCGGCGCCGAAAATTCTGGACAGAGCTTTATCCTGGAGACCAGCGTTGTGGATGTGAAGGAGGGTTGGATGGAAACTGAATCTCGAAATATGGAGTGGACCGGCATCTTGAGCGTGGTGGAGAAACAGGTCTATCGGCGTTGTCTTCGATCGGATGATTCTAGCCCTGGCACGCCAGCGTTTTCGTCAGCTCTCAGCATCGACGACAGACGGGACGAGTGGACTACCGTCAAAACGACGGTGACTTTCCGATCTCGACTCGGCCAATCGATGCTCAACCGCTCCACCAAGGCCGATTCAGCGCCTGACTCCGACGAGGACTCTCACAAGAAAGGGTTTCTTGCCGCATGGTCCACGGCCGGCCTCCAGCGAACCATCGAGCTTATCGGTGTGAAGCGAACCCGAGATGCGGTTCACAAAAGCAAGCAGGGTATGAACATTGTGCTGGAGAGGCTACGCCATGGTGGAATCGTAGCTGTTCTCGAAGGCATGCGCCAGGATCGCGAGGCCGCCACCCTTGGCCATCACCACGAAGGTCCATGGAAGCGAGTTTGGCTTCACGGCACTAGCGGTGGCGACCTCAACGAAAAGCATTCTTTCCCGCACGTTGAGGTCGATCATGCCGAGGACGACGGATGAACGAATGCGGGCCTTCCGAGGGGCATGCGAACCGCTTCTTAACTGATCACGTCTTTTTTGATGTAGCGCGGCGTTTTTGGGTTTTGGGGTTTGGCGACGGAAACTCTCCTATTTCGTTGAAATCTTTCTTCATTCTACATCTCCTTTCTTCCACTGTCTTATATATTTCTGCTTTTTCTGGGGTTAACTACCTGTTCCCCTATTCTACTTTTCAGCTACTAAGCACAGAGCTTCTCGTTGCAGACGGCATTGTCGGAAATGGATGATTGGGCAATTCGCATGGACAAAACATAGCGGCATGTATGGGAAAATGGCAGAATACCTACCATACATATGTACAGTAAATGCTGTTTGATATGTGATATGGCATggatataaaaaataattaaGATATTGAAAGTCTTGAGGATATCAGTGAGCTtttagaaagagaagcaaacCACAGAGTATTGGCGGGTGCAGTTTGATTGCCTTTCTTCCTTAAAAAGCCTTGCTTCATGTGACTGAGAGGAAGCAGCCCGCTATCTATTCTGCTCCATCGCTTCAATTTCCCAGGGCATAAGGAGACAAATCCTTATTGATGCTACAGCAATTAGAGTGAGTTTGCCGCAATAAGGTCTGCTGAACGTGTCATTTTGCACCAATGAAGCTGGCTGCTGGCATTGTGTAACTTAATGGCATCTCAGGGTTACATACCCATACTTTGGGCGAGAGCTTTCCTGTAACTAAGTTCCTTCACGTCGGTGCTGTTCAATCATAAATTAGTTGAGGGCTTTTGTAGCTCTAGTTAAGATGATTGCACAGAACATCAGTCAGTATAATTAACTTACGTGGGTGGCAGTTTTGGTTTGCGAGAGAAACTCTGGTTGTTGGACGGTGGAGAAAAAGCATGTTGGTTCCAACAAAACAAACGCCAGTGGAAATCGCCGTCAGGAGAATCACGTTCTTGAACTCTCCCATTTCCCTAAGACCAAATGCACAACAGATTGCTGGCAGCATCTACAATCATCTAAAACTCAGACAAGCTGGTATGTGAATGCATCTCTTTGCTTCAGAGTTCCCCAAGAACAAAATGAAAATTGTGGGGTTTCTTCAAATCTCCGCCATTGCGCCATCCCACTTTTGACCCGTTACGGAGCTCACCACCCTGCAACTCCACCTCCAAACGATTGGCCAAGGGCAAAAAAGAAGGCATTTATTGATGACTTTTGGATAGCTGCACACCATACATCCTCCATCAATGGGCATCAGGTCATCCTTCTTGAGAAAGCGATTACAGCAACTCTGAATCGGCACTGCCAACCCCGCTAGCCTACGGCTGTCATGGCTGCGGCCTTCGACGATGAAGACCTCTCCATATCTCTTCCGTCCTTTGACCGAGACGGGAAAGATGATCGAACTTCCCATAGCCATCCCTCCATGCCACCACCCTCGAGACCCTTCACGGTCCCTCCTGAACAGTCACCTGCGACGGCCCGAGACATGCAGCGCTTGGAGCAGTACAAGACCGTGCGGATACTCGGCGAGGGGTCCTTTGGAAAAGTTAAATTGGCGATTCACCAAGCGACCGGCAGGGAGGTAGCCTTGAAGATAATTTCAAGGCGGAAACTCTTATCAAGAGATATGGTCGGACGAGTAGAACGCGAGATTCAGTACCTGCAGCTCCTTAGACACCCGCACATTATTAAATTGTATGCTTCGCTGCGTgctggaaaaaaaaaaaaaagaaaaaaaaatagttTTGGGGATCCATTTACTGACTGTTCGATTTGCAGATACACCGTCATCACTACGAAGACCGACATAGTCATGGTACTGGAGTACGCCGAACGGGAGTTATTTGATTACCTTGTAAGTCGCGGGAAATGCAACGATGACGAAGCACGTACATTCTTCCAGCAGATCATTTGCGCAGTGGAGTATTGCCACCGTCATAAGATCGTGCATCGGGACCTCAAACCGGAGAATCTGCTGATGGATAGAGAGAAAAATGTCAAGATTGCTGATTTCGGATTGAGCAATATCATGACGGATGGGAATTTCCTAAGGACCAGCTGTGGCAGTCCTAATTATGCAGCGCCCGAAGTTATCTCCGGCAAACTCTATGCGGGCCCTGAGGTCGACGTCTGGAGCTGTGGTGTGATCTTATACGTGCTTCTGGTGGGAAAGCTTCCCTTTGACGATGAATACATCCCCAACCTATTCCGGAAGATTTCTGCCGGCAATTTTTACATGCCATCATATATTTCCACCGGTGCCGCCAATTTGATCAGGCGGATGCTGCAGGTTCATCCTGTTCACCGGATCACTATTCCGGAAATTCGCCGGGACTCTTGGTTCAAGAAGGACCTTCCACAATATCTACAGCATCCTGCAGAGGAGTTTGTCGCAACTGGAGCTGATCCGAATAAGGCCATTGACCTCCGTTCGATTGCACCTGGGAAGCCAGCTGCGGTTCGAGAGCGGATACGGGAAAATGCGGTATCAAAGTTAGAGAGGAGAATGGGGTATGGTAAAGAGGATATTCAAGAAGCCTTACGAAAACCTGAACCTAGTGCTATTAAGGATGCGTTCTTTATCGTGGTGGAGAATGAGATGATGCAGACAAACTGTGAGTTTGATGTTTTCTATATTTCAGCCTCTCGCATGTTACATGGCGGGCGTAACTTGAATTGGCGTTGAGACCATGGAACTGACAAGCTTAGCCCCAACGGAGCTGGATGGCTGCCCTTCATCCCCTCAGCCTAGAGAAGGCCAAGATGCCTCCTCCCAAGGCCCTGGCACCGCGGCCAGACCTGGATTTTCCACTCCTCGCGACACACCTATTACGCCCCTTACGCCCTACCGCGTCACCCCGATTAACACCCCGGAATCTCGTGTGAGCCATGTGAGAATTCTCCCCACCAGTCTTCCATACGTTCACGATCAAATCATGGATCAACGAACCAAGGATATGACTGCTCGTGCTGCTAGCCCGCCACAGGATTACTCTCAGCACATTGAGGTAGCCGACCTTTCAGGGACTCCTAGAGAGCGCTCGCCCGAAGAACAAGCTGCAACTGCTAGGGCGCTCAAGCCCCACTCACGAAGCGTGGTCGACCTGGAAAAACTTCAGTATGAACCTCCTGAGATGTTAACACAGGTCCCCAGTCAACCCAAGCGCTCTCGTAAATGGCAATTCGGTATTAGATCGCGCAATTTGCCGTATGAGGCGATGCTATGTCTCTATAAAGCGATCCAGGCTGAAGGGGGTGTCTGGGAAATACAACCAGCAGAGCCAGGTAAGTTCATTTTGCATGTTTCACTTTCATGGGTTTCCATGTTCCTCGCTTATCTGATGCTATAGACAATCATGACGACGACCGAGTTCCGGAGATGACTTCTGAAATTCCTGGGCCGTTGCAGCGTAAATATCGGGACGTCCCATCCGAATATTATATTCCAAAAGATTTGTGGTTCATTCGTGCTCGTCTTTTGAAGCAAGGCGTGTTGGCTCCTGGCCCCGCAAGCAGTGCCCACAGCAGCAGGAGTGATTTAGAAGAATTGCGCCGGCGCGTAAGCCTCAAGGGCGGAGTGCTACATCAGGAGGACAAGTCTGTTTCCGGGAGTGCGGGGTTTGGAGCTGGGTTGtcagcagcttcttctttatCATCCCATTCGGCGACCTTGAGTTACGGCGTTTGGGTGTTTATTGACATTCAGCTCTACCAACTTGAACGGGACAATTACATGGTCGACTTCAAGTGTGACGGCTATCAAAATGTCGTGCGCATTGAGGGTGATGGCAGTGCAACTGAATGGCGGCCCATCAGCAAGCGGTTCCGGAATAAAGAAAAGGAAATTACGAGTCCATATCCATTCTTAGATGTTGCATCGGATTTGGTGGCGCAATTAGCGGCAGCGACTTAGATCGTCCCCTTTTTGCAACTTTCTGTTTCCTCATCCAGCTGGCCTTTCTTTGTGGGGTGGGGGTACGGCGTCGCTCAGCCAGAAAAGGTTTGCTTTTTGATCAGTTTTTTGTTGGTACAATGGCATTATGATGAATGAGCATCATGATACTGATGACTGTTGGGCCTCGTGGGCTAACATGCTTTTAATTGGGATATAAGGGCATTCGTCTTTGTTTTACATTCAACGTCATTCTTGGCTACCTGTATAACACAACGGAGTATATGTTGGTTTCTTCAAACTGTCCCGAGCCGTCAAACCTAATAATGGTCGCCATTTCCACGGCCATATGTCGGTTCGAGGACACCATCAAATTAGGGTTACGGGCAATCAATAAGCTGCGTGTTAAGATTTTTCCCACATGGCTTTTTCCTCCACTTGACAAGGAGCCTCCAACGGTCCAAAGCATCTCGTGCATTGGTTTCTCACTAGATATTCCACTTCGGGGACCTTGTTGCAACTCGACAAATCAGGGTTATGACAACCACCGGTCCTCTTCTATATGCTTCTAAAGGACAAATCCACGCTCTGATGAATAAAGCCACGTGGAAAAGTTTAACAGAAGTCGCCGAAAAAGTTTAGTGAGTCGGCCAGCATTTTTGGATTGTGAGCAATGACGTATGGGAGCCAGGTTGCCCATATCGTCATGACTGGTCCGCGAGGTCCGGAGTTCGCGCGGACCGGGATAAAAGCTCTGCACTCTCCTATTCCCTGATTTCTGGTACAGCTC
This window harbors:
- the SNF1 gene encoding Protein kinase (BUSCO:126256at4751~EggNog:ENOG410PGMD~COG:T~BUSCO:2195at33183); the encoded protein is MAAAFDDEDLSISLPSFDRDGKDDRTSHSHPSMPPPSRPFTVPPEQSPATARDMQRLEQYKTVRILGEGSFGKVKLAIHQATGREVALKIISRRKLLSRDMVGRVEREIQYLQLLRHPHIIKLYTVITTKTDIVMVLEYAERELFDYLVSRGKCNDDEARTFFQQIICAVEYCHRHKIVHRDLKPENLLMDREKNVKIADFGLSNIMTDGNFLRTSCGSPNYAAPEVISGKLYAGPEVDVWSCGVILYVLLVGKLPFDDEYIPNLFRKISAGNFYMPSYISTGAANLIRRMLQVHPVHRITIPEIRRDSWFKKDLPQYLQHPAEEFVATGADPNKAIDLRSIAPGKPAAVRERIRENAVSKLERRMGYGKEDIQEALRKPEPSAIKDAFFIVVENEMMQTNSPTELDGCPSSPQPREGQDASSQGPGTAARPGFSTPRDTPITPLTPYRVTPINTPESRVSHVRILPTSLPYVHDQIMDQRTKDMTARAASPPQDYSQHIEVADLSGTPRERSPEEQAATARALKPHSRSVVDLEKLQYEPPEMLTQVPSQPKRSRKWQFGIRSRNLPYEAMLCLYKAIQAEGGVWEIQPAEPDNHDDDRVPEMTSEIPGPLQRKYRDVPSEYYIPKDLWFIRARLLKQGVLAPGPASSAHSSRSDLEELRRRVSLKGGVLHQEDKSVSGSAGFGAGLSAASSLSSHSATLSYGVWVFIDIQLYQLERDNYMVDFKCDGYQNVVRIEGDGSATEWRPISKRFRNKEKEITSPYPFLDVASDLVAQLAAAT
- a CDS encoding uncharacterized protein (EggNog:ENOG410PNN0~COG:U~BUSCO:11484at33183), producing MKFFENTFNYDYSFPAVSLAFFLRYPNPYSRHVLTSDVIDRYVDPETQRLHTTRLHLKRSKIPSAMLKLLPKGIGGAENSGQSFILETSVVDVKEGWMETESRNMEWTGILSVVEKQVYRRCLRSDDSSPGTPAFSSALSIDDRRDEWTTVKTTVTFRSRLGQSMLNRSTKADSAPDSDEDSHKKGFLAAWSTAGLQRTIELIGVKRTRDAVHKSKQGMNIVLERLRHGGIVAVLEGMRQDREAATLGHHHEGPWKRVWLHGTSGGDLNEKHSFPHVEVDHAEDDG
- a CDS encoding uncharacterized protein (EggNog:ENOG410PNK8~COG:E~BUSCO:12524at33183), which gives rise to MANNDPPVGFHLISTLCYDPALATLRSSHNSAYYLLPYHYDRLLSAATDFQWTKAVSRLRECGHGGLLKLFDQKIPSQSQRWRMRILLDQEGDIKAEFTPLTAPLPGALFLPALDGPSHPFSSAPSYPSWVLRLDSQPTQPSPFTRHKTTQRELYDAARKRAGIKSPQQTVEVLLYSPSGEVMEGSITTPYFRRSRIHSGRGGHGQELEEVWVTPPLSSGGNAGTTRRYALEEGLCVEEVVGVDDLVDGEEVWLSNGVRGFIRAVLELG